In a genomic window of Besnoitia besnoiti strain Bb-Ger1 chromosome XI, whole genome shotgun sequence:
- a CDS encoding hypothetical protein (encoded by transcript BESB_021810), with protein sequence MLGDLMCSRGNVARGARVRGSLSFKTRFSAPSGSSAPATSSSRASGSLPPRALPYCALPESLHLSARRSRLCGAALPLRAPAPSWTSASGCSLSSSCSRQPASASSSSPTLTAAPRRQVLRFSTARACGAPRELLPAGVRTPQPARWISTAQAGRQEACEEADAAVAEAATKESVGAKAGSAEEGASHMHAATKEEIVQGGFSEAEPLAAAEARESAAGAEAQDSQQRDSAAAEPGAALSSSPEAASSALPPEFWDCPNDLLEFLAPPPLENFFSVDGGDLEPEQVREVIRQVFRPAGRGALAADRVEPSLWCRDGAVGGSAAARGEELPPWLKYPEPNALWPNPLLHNHRLKPFALPRPATAAAEGDGEKAEDGERLSGRKKTAGESLAAQQLRANKSRLEHLWKFARSYGVAWDELDAVYIHFIEMRRAREENWEKHRNELLQYASIVAARELKERRKQEIKEAGVDLADVEPQHREHMLLPRSLHRQETRKLFFQWHRSYMGPWRPGGLQKLMKAVVTLRMLQRETNERFLFLNKQTGGSEADGEEERLQREAELMKILKKPAQNRGLAPDSLAEEDAADDVWDFHAVGRKAHAEAAQEDDAEEEEEGQVKMGQ encoded by the exons ATGCTAGGGGACTTGATGTGCTCCCGGGGCAACGTGGCGCGAGgtgcgcgcgtccgcggctcgctctccttcAAAACTCGGTTTTCGGCGCCTTCCGGCTCTTCTGCCCCCGCAAcatcttcctctcgcgcgagcggctctttgcctcctcgcgccctgcCTTACTGCGCGTTGCCAGAGTCTCTTCACCTCTCCGCtaggcgctcgcggctctgcggcgccgctctgccgctgcgagcCCCGGCGCCCTCCTGGACCTCTGCTTCCGGTtgctcgctttcttcttcgtgtTCACGGCAGCCAGCTTCAGCCTCCTCATCGTCTCCGACTCtgaccgcggcgccgcggcgccaagTCCTCAGATTCTcaacggcgcgcgcctgcggggctccgcgcgagctcctcccggcgggtgtacgtacaccacAGCCCGCTCGCTGGATCTCAACTGCGCAGGCGGGGCGTCAGGAGGCgtgcgaggaagcagacgccgcagtggcggaggctgcgacaAAGGAGAGCGTaggcgcgaaggcgggcagcgcggaggaaggggCCTCTcacatgcatgcggcgacgaaggaagAGATTGTGCAGGGTGGATTTTCCGAGGCGGAGCCTctggccgctgcggaggcgcgcgaatccgccgcaggcgcagaggcgcaggactcgcagcagagggactccgcagctgcggaacCGGGGGCCGctctgtcgtcttcgccggaggcggcttcgtccgcgctgcctccAGAGTTCTGGGACTGCCCGAACGACTTGCTGGAgttcctcgcgccgcctccgctcgaGAATTTCTTCAGCGTCGACGGCGGGGACTTGGAGCCGGAGCAAGTGCGCGAGGTGATCCGCCAGGTCTTTAGGCCCgcgggacgcggcgcgctggccgCCGACCGCGTCGAGCCGTCGCTGTGGTGTCGCGACGGCGCTGTGGGTGgctcagctgcggcgcgcggcgaggaactTCCGCCGTGGCTGAAGTACCCGGAACCCAACGCGCTCTGGCCCAACCCGCTGCTTCACAATCACCGCCTGAAGCCGTTCGCGCTGCCTAggcccgcgaccgcggctgccgagggcgacggcgagaaggcggaggacggaGAGCGGCTGAGcgggcggaagaagacggccgGGGAGAGTCtagcggcgcagcagctgcgggcgAACAAAAGCCGCCTCGAACACCTCTGGAAGTTCGCGCGCAGCTACGGCGTCGCCTGGGATGAGCTGGAcgcggtgtacatacacttcATCGAgatgcggcgggcgcgcgaggagaactGGGAGAAGCACCGAAACGAGCTGCTGCAATATGCGTCCAtcgtcgccgcgagagagctgAAGGAAAGGCGGAAGCAGGAGATCAAGGAAGCCGGCGTCGACCTCGCCGACGTGGAGCCACAACACCGCGAACACATGCTGCTGCCCAGGAGTCTGCACAGACAAGAGACGCGAAA GTTATTTTTCCAGTGGCATCGCAGCTACATGGGGCCGTGGCGGCCAGGCGGTCTGCAGAAGTTGATGAAGGCCGTCGTGACGCTGCGCATGCTACAGCGCGAGACGAACGAGCGCTTTCTTTTCCTAAACAAGCAGACGGGCGGAAGCGaagccgacggcgaagaagagcgcctccagcgagaggcggagctcATGAAGATCCTCAAAAAACCGGCGCAGAATCGCGGTCTCGCCCCCGATTCTctcgcggaagaagacgcggcggacgacgtcTGGGACTTCCACGCTGTCGGCCggaaggcgcacgcagaggcggcgcaagAGGACGatgccgaagaagaggaagagggacAAGTGAAAATGGGACAGTAA
- a CDS encoding hypothetical protein (encoded by transcript BESB_021820): MSFAFNASLASQATPLLPLHASPAATADAAYVEDCRAAQDLVQQLRRFASSVRRLKAQIEATEAANLPTALSAATPTGPSPSPSAGPVPAVSPLEVLRQRAELREQLESARGAAEEAQQRLASISMHASAATSPAEKQQRTFMCSRLLHSLHLAMKSLKEAAEGPEARSESSPSVQSAVATPAAAAASAASPAFASQDSKDRTEAAQREDLLELLAARQRRAQAALASETRSAPRRAQQRHAAAAQRAKHYGLESHKGAAVAAAAGVIGTPTPGHEEERAGKEEGEAPLDPVAGVGVVEMAAERRSQGDARQREALVAASRSNVPVEIPEGCVERAIREEQRDSLAKIHREIQGIQSLYEQLAMYIDIQQPGIDGAASLLYATLETSDQAARELTQARQLKHANARRKCLLWVLVVSLVAIILWLLLFFQ, from the exons ATGTCGTTCGCCTTCAacgcgtcgctggcgtcgcaggcgacgccgctgctgccgctgcatgcgtcgccgGCCGCTACGGCGGACGCTGCATACGTCGAGGactgtcgcgcggcgcaggactTGGTGCAGCAGCTTCGCAGGTTCGCTTCATCCGTCCGGCGACTGAAGGCTCAAATCGAGGCCACCGAGGCCGCGAATCTCCCCACggccctctccgccgcgaccccgaccgggccctcgccctcgccctcggccggGCCTGTgcctgctgtctctccgctggAGGTTCTCCGGCAGCGCGCTGAGCTTCGTGAGCAGCTCGAAAGCGCTAGGGGGgctgccgaggaggcgcagcagcgtctgGCGAGCATCTCGATGCatgccagcgccgcgacgtcgccggcggagaagcagcagcggacCTTCATGTGCAGCCGGCTGCTCCATAGTCTCCACCTCGCCATGAAGAGCCTcaaagaagccgcggaag gcccggaggcgcgcagtgagtcctcgccctctgtACAGTCTGCCGTGGCgactccggcggcggcggcggcctcggcggcctcgccggcgttcGCTTCGCAGGACTCGAAAGACCGCAccgaggctgcgcagcgcgaagaCCTTCtggagctgctggcggctcgccagcgacgcgcgcaggccgcgctcgcctcggaGACGCGGtcagcgcctcgcagagccCAACagcggcacgcggcggcggcgcagcgggcgaagCATTACGGGCTCGAGAGCCACaaaggcgcggcggtcgcggcggccgcgggcgtcaTCGGCACGCCCACCCCCGGACACGAGGAGGAACGCGCGGGcaaagaggagggcgaggcgccgctggatcccgtcgcgggcgtcggTGTCGTGGAAATGGCCGCGGAGCGCAGGTCGCAGGGGGACGCGAGGCAACGCGAGGCTCTCGTCGCAGCATCCAG ATCGAACGTGCCGGTCGAGATTCCGGAAGGCTGTGTCGAGCGGGCTATTCGAGAAGAGCAGCGCGACAGCCTTGCTAAAATTCATCGCGAGATTCAAG GCATTCAATCGCTGTACGAACAGCTCGCCATGTACATCGACATTCAGCAACCGGGCATCG ACGGTGCAGCAAGTCTCTTGTATGCGACGCTGGAGACCTCCGaccaggccgcgcgcgagctgacTCAGGCGCGACAACTGAAGCACGCGAACGCCCGAAGAAA GTGTCTGCTGTGGGTTCttgtcgtctctctcgtcgccaTCATTCTCTGGCTCCTCCTGTTCTTCCAGTGA
- a CDS encoding hypothetical protein (encoded by transcript BESB_021830), translated as MNAAAGGGRPRGLRFSRRDPAESLRLKPSSIPEDSFSSSSSFSPSYSSFSSSSSSFSSLAAASIPQTRGSAERNASRLSPELRCAGRRLPEDASRRLRLLRSPSFSEGEDAHSDAGRDYAKRRPRAAEAREYKRLRRGRDAETALREGGDERFGGRREEKKEDGRQTAFYAALQEGVFAQRLWRVIDPSGPWLLKCRGFEEELGEDSRRRLDFAGATGRDHHEAREEERQEDEEAEREEDEEEETQALSGESATDAEESNLAAGLASFALSSAALVRRVSSLLCSASAASTSIQIASAEPAGAADESPPCERVLVLSEVIEGILPLRVRLPLSLLSQSAAVLRQQLFLPSLALLAVFQRELAQLHAKVFPAASAAEEEGARGEEALAKRIRKAVAVEFLAPALRVAGESAAASALAPLLPSRDLTTSLTTPQRAPSPCAAEATSPETPTWPAELFRWTRPTAAAYSALTAALLPPPCRADVYSVFSSKAASFGSLDFSASLAPAAPSSLAPAAPSSFALRRDERKVEKARPPASGVAVERHAPLTKPADLFAAAAYPPRVAVERVEADGDTLSRPKAEIPAMRIVVPSLETRRRDTGGRGRGLTLAASEKSLQTKT; from the exons ATGAACGCAGCCGCCGGGGGCGGAAGGCCCCGCGGCCTGAGATTTAGCCGCCGCGACCCTGCAGAAAGCCTCCGACTCAAACCGTCCTCTATTCCTGAAgattccttttcttcttcctcttcgttttctccttcttactcttctttttcttcgtcttcatcttctttttcgtctcttgccgcggcctcgattCCGCAGACCCGTGGATCGGCGGAGCGGaacgcctcgcggctctcgccggAGTTGCGTTGTGCCGGTCGCAGGCTGCCTGAGgatgcttcgcggcgcctgcgcctgttgcgttcgccttctttctcggAGGGGGAAGACGCCCACAGCGACGCCGGACGAGACTACGCAAAGCGGAGacctcgcgcagcagaggcgagagaatACAAGAGGCTCCGCCGTGGGCGGGACGCAGAAACCGCGCTGCGTGAGGGAGGAGATGAGCGTTTTGGGGGACGCCGcgaggaaaagaaagaggaCGGTCGACAAACGGCGTTCtacgcggcgctgcaggagggcGTATTTGCTCAGAGGCTGTGGCGCGTCATCG ACCCCTCGGGGCCGTGGCTTCTGAAGTGCCGCGGTTTCGAGGAGGAACTCGGCGAAGattcgcggcgacgccttgACTTTGCTGGAGCAACCGGAAGAGATCATcacgaagcgcgagaagaagaaaggcaagAAGATGAGGAGGCAGAacgagaagaagatgaagaagaagagacgcaagCTCTCTCTGGCGAGAGTGCGACGGATGCTGAG GAAAGCAacctcgccgccggcctcgcctccttcgcacTCTCCTCAGCTGCGCTGGTTCG gcgcgtgagcagtctcctctgctcggcctccgcggcctccacgtCGATTCAGATCGCCTCCGCTGAGCCGGCGGGTGCTGCAGATGAGTCGCCTCCTTGCGAGCGGGTTCTCGTTCTCTCCGAGGTGATTGAAGGCATTCTCCCACTCCGCGTCCGCTTGCCTCTGTCGCTTCTGAGCCAGTCTGCCGCggtgctgcggcagcagctcttTCTCCCCagtctcgcgctgctggctgTCTTCCAGCGCGAGCttgcgcagctgcacgcgAAGGTCtttcccgccgcctccgcggcggaggaggaaggcgctcgcggcgaggaggcgctcgccaaGCGCATCCGAAAGGCGGTCGCCGTGGAGTTCCTCGCGCCAGCCTTGCGCGTGGCGGGGGagtccgcggctgcctctgcacTGGCGCCGCTACTGCCTTCCAGAGACCTGACCACCTCTCTCACCACGCCTCAGCGAGCTCCGTCGccgtgcgccgccgaggcgacaTCCCCAGAGACGCCCACCTGGCCTGCGGAGCTTTTCCGCTGGACGCGGCCGACGGCTGCTGCGTACTCGGCGCTGACTGCAGCATTGCTGCCGCCTCCCTGCCGAGCGGACGTCTACTCGGTTTTCTCCTCAAAAGCTGCTTCTTTTGGTTCCCTTGatttttctgcgtctcttgcacctgctgcgccttcgtctcttgcacctgctgcgccttcgtcttttGCGTTGCGCCGCGATGAGAGGAAAGTCGAAAAGGCGAGACCTCCTgccagcggcgtcgctgtgGAGCGCCACGCGCCCCTGACGAAGCCGGCAGATTTgttcgcggcagccgcgtaCCCCCCGCGAGTCGCCGTCGAGCGCGTGGAGGCTGACGGCGACACGCTCTCTCGGCCGAAAGCCGAAATCCCCGCGATGAGAATCGTCGTGCCCAGCCtcgagacgcggcgacgcgacaccggagggcgcggccgcgggctgacgctcgccgcgagcgaaaAATCCCTTCAAACGAAAACCTGA